One genomic window of Glycine soja cultivar W05 chromosome 9, ASM419377v2, whole genome shotgun sequence includes the following:
- the LOC114368237 gene encoding uncharacterized protein LOC114368237, whose amino-acid sequence MDFLATVAAYPKPDDKIRSTSLKVEGGGNVGNIVDDSQGRSILDELRDDGVDTSFIVAVRKNIPILIDAERPKEGLDKLLKLADYVVCSAKFPASWTKASTVPQALVSMLLRLPNIKFVIVTLGKDGCIMLERSVDGPSSEEVDVDSLLESLEIKRDKSVSIPTCIS is encoded by the exons ATGGATTTCTTGGCCACGGTTGCGGCTTACCCTAAGCCGGATGACAAAATCAGAAGCACCAGCTTGAAG GTTGAAGGAGGTGGCAATGTCGGCAAC ATTGTTGATGACAGTCAAGGCAGGAGTATATTAGACGAGCTACGAGATGATGGTGTAGATACATCCTTTATTGTG GCAGTTAGAAAGAATATACCCATCTTAATTGATGCAGAAAGGCCAAAGGAAGGGTTAGACAAACTCCTAAAATTAGCTGATTATGTTGTATGCTCAGCAAAGTTTCCAGCA TCATGGACAAAGGCATCAACTGTTCCACAAGCACTTGTTTCTATGCTTTTAAGGTTGCCCAACATAAAATTTGTGATTGTAACTTTGGGGAAAGATGGTTGTATAATGCTGGAGAGAAGTGTTGATG GTCCTTCCTCGGAAGAAGTGGATGTAGACAGCTTATTGGAATCATTGGAGATAAAAAGGGATAAGAGTGTATCCATTCCAACCTGCATATCATGA